Genomic segment of Clostridiales bacterium:
AGTAGCGGCGGGCAGTCCCGAGTTGTGGACGGGCATCTGTCTTGACAACGCTCCCGCGGTCATCTCAGGGATCGGGGAGTTTTGCGATCAACTCGAGCGATTCACAACAGCGCTCCAAGCTGGAGACGTCGAGGCCACGCGGGCGTGGCTTGCCGAGGCTGCCGACATCCGCCGTTCGCTTCCGGCCCAGTGGGTTCCGGCTACCGCGCAACTTACCGAGGTGGCCGTTCCGGTGCTCGACAGGCCAGGTGTAGTGGCCGAGGTGACCATGGCCGCAGGCAGACACGGCTGCAACATCGAGGGCATCGAGATCGATCATCGCTCGGAGGCGAGCGCGGATCTTCTCCTCGTTCTGACCGATGAGGGTGACATCGACGCCTTCGTTGCCGAACTTGTCGAGATCGGCTACTCGCCCCGGGTGGGCGCCATCGACATCCGCAAGGAGGGGTGAGGGTTCATGCGTTTTTCACGTTTCGCCAGTGACAAGGGGCTTTCAGGCGTGCTTCGCGTCCCTGGTGATAAGTCCCTCTCTCACCGGGCGGTGCTCTTTTCGGCAATGGCAGAAGGGACGTCGGTTCTGTGCGGTCTTCTTGACAGTGCGGACGTCCGGTCGACCATAGACGCCTGCCAGATGCTCGGAGCGCGCGTAGAGGATCACGTGGCCCAAGATGGCTCGATTGAGGCGTCGGTCACCGGATGGGGGGCAACGGGTCCCGCGCGACCCTCAGGTCCGATCGACTGCGGGAACAGCGGCACTACGGCGCGCCTGTTGCTCGGCGTGATGGCTGGGTGGGATGTCGAGGTCACGCTCATAGGCGACGAGTCGCTCTCCCGGCGTCCGATGAGCAGGGTCACGTGGCCGCTTGCCCTGATGGGCGCGACGTGCGTAGCCACCGGGGGACACCTTCCCGTTACAATCCGTGGTGGAACGCTCGAACCGCTCGTGTACGAATCTCCCGTCGCGAGCGCTCAGGTCAAGACAGCGATACTGCTCGCCGGTATTCGTGCTAACGGACGCACAGTTGTCCGCGAACCTGCGCGGTCGCGAGATCACACAGAACGCCTGCTTCCCGCGTTCGGTGTGACGGTGGGAAGCGACTGGGACAGCAACTCCTCGTGGGTCGACGGTCCGGTGACACCGTCGGCCGCTTGTGTTCGCGTCCCTGGAGACCCCTCTTCGGCGGCGTTCATAGCTGTGGCCGCCGCACTCGTCCCGGGAAGCGAGGTCCGCATCGATGACGTCGCCCTGAACCCAACCCGTACAGGCTTCATAGAGGTGATGCGGCGCATGGGCGCATCGATCACAACGGTTCCTGACGCTGAGTACGGAGGAGAGCCCGCCGGTTCCATCACGGTTCGCCACTCGCCGCACCTGATGCCCACGATCGTTACCGCCGAGGAGGTTCCTTCGCTCGTCGACGAGATCCCCGTGCTCGCGCTCCTTGCGTCCGCCGCCGAGGGCGAGACCGTCTTTCTCGGCGTAGGTGAGTTGCGAGTCAAGGAATCCGACAGGCTTGCCGCCATTGTTGATGGCCTTCGCATTCTTGGAGTCGACGCCCGCGCCGAGAAAGACACGCTATACGTGCGGGGTCCAGCGCGACTCAAGGGCGGGGTCGTGCTCGACAGCATGGGTGATCACCGGCTCGCGATGGTGTGGGCGCTTGCGGGAATTGCGGCCGAGCAACCCGTTGAAGTGATCCGTTTCGACGCCGTTGAGGTGTCATACCCAGGATTTGCGCGGGACATCGCGGCACTTAGGGGGCTGGACCGGTAGGAGAGGACGGCGTATGGGAACGCCAAGAGAACACGCGCCCTGGCGTGGTATGATTCGGCGGCCTTCCCACCTTTGGACGGACAGGACCACGATGATCGTCGCGATCGACGGCCCGGCTGCTTCGGGCAAATCGACCGTCGCCAAAATGCTCGCCACGGCCATCGGCGCGCACTACCTCGATACCGGAGCTATGTACCGGGCGGTCGCCCTTGCCGCTCTCCAGAGTGGGATATCCCTCGATGACACGGAGGCCCTCACCCGTTTGTCCGCTGCACTCACTATCACCTTCGAGCACACCGGCGGCTCCCCGTTGCCGACAGCGGTGCTTCTTGACGGCGTAGACGTGACATCCGCGATTCGCACGCCAGAAGTTGATGCCGCCGTGAGCGCGGTCGCAAAGACGCCGGGCGTTCGCGCCATACTCGTCAGCCGTCAAAGACAGATCGCTTCAGCCGAGCCGGTGTTGGTCGCCGAGGGCCGCGACGTCGGCACGGTCGTCTTCCCGCACGCCGCTGTTAAGGTCTTCCTCACCGCTTCTCCCCAAGAGCGAGCGAGAAGACGTCACGCCGAGATGACCGGCCGGGGTCATGCCGTAGAAAACGCTGATGTGCTCGCGGGCATCGCGAACCGCGATGAGGCGGACTCTACTCGCGACGCGTCTCCGCTCTTGATCGCCGCTGACGCCGTTGAACTCGATACGACCGGGCTATCGGTTGCCCAAGTCGTCGCAAAGATCGCCTCCCTTGTGGAGGAGCGACACCGATGAAGTGGCTTATGGCGCGCATACTCAGGGCATCTGTCGCCAGGCTCGTCCTTGCGATCTACCGCACCCGTTTCATCGGCGCCCATCACGTGCCCGCGACCGGCGCCCTCATCGCTGGCAACCACGTTTCCTACCTCGACCCGGTGTTGTTGTGGTGTGGGGCCACTCGTCCGATCCACTTCATGGCAAAGGCCGATCTGTGGACCGTGCCAGTAGTGGGATGGGTGCTTCCGCGGCTATGGGCGATACCCGTACGTCGCGGAGAACCTGACAGGAGCGCGATTTCCAACGCCACTACCCTGCTTCAAGAGGGCAAACTCGTCGGCATCTTTCCTGAAGGGACTCGGCACCGTGTTGCGGACGATTCTTTTGGAGAAGCCAACGAGGGGGTAGCCTTCATCGCGATGCGAGCAGATGTGCCGGTTATCCCTGTAGGGATCGCAGGCACGGAAGCGGCAATGCCGCCTGGGACTCGGCTTCCCCGGTTTCCGCGAGTCACGTTCGTGTACGGTCCCCCCATCCATCCGGCCGCATTCGCCACCGGTGGACGAAAGGAGCGCGTATCCGCGATGACTGCCGCTATCATGGAGTCGATCGCCACGGCGCGTTCACAGGCGAGGGAGCGATAGCGATGCACGTCAAGGTGGCTCGGCACGCGGGCGTATGCTACGGCGTCGAGCGCGCGTTGCGACTTGCGCAAGAAGCCGCCGAGGGCCACGCGCGCGTACTGACCCTCGGCCCGCTCATACACAACCCTCAGGCCGTTGCCGCACTAGAGGCGCGCGGCGTTCAGGTTGTACGAGAACTTGACGACGTCGATGACGGAACCCTCGTCATCCGCTCGCACGGAGTCGAGCCCACGGTGATAGCCGCAGCCAAGGCGCGCGGGCTGAACGTGATCGATGCGACGTGTCCGTTCGTCAGCAAGGCGCACGACGCGGCTCGGCTTTTGCACGACGAAGGGTACATCGTCGTGATCGTAGGTGAGTCAGACCACCCCGAGGTAGCAGGGATTCGCGCACATGCGGGCGGCGGCGCGATCACCGTCCAGGAACCTTCTGAGGTGCCTGAACGGATGCGTCGCGGGAGAGTGGGAGTCGTCGTCCAGACCACACAGCCGCCCGCGCGTCTTTCGGCAGTGATAGAGGCGCTCTTGCCACGCGTTTCGGAGTTGCGCGTCTTTAACACGATCTGCTCGGCCACGACGCAACGCCAGAGCGCCGCCGACACGCTTGCTCGAGAAGTCGACGTCATGGTCGTTGTCGGCGGTCACAACTCGGGCAACACGAGTCGCCTCGCCGAGATATCCGCAGCGGTCAACCCGCGCACTTACCATGTGGAGACCGCCGAGGAGCTCGATCCCGCCTGGTTTGCAGGCGCTAACGTCGTTGGCGTGACGGCCGGCGCTTCGACCCCGGGCGAGCAGATGCGTGGCGTGATAGCGGCCATCGAGTCACTTGGATAGCGTAGTGGACGGCCGCCGTCGATACGGCATGGGCGCGGCGTGCGCTCAGGGCGCACTCGTAGCCGCGGTTGATCGCGGCTCTCCCGCGGCGCGCGCGGGGGTACGTGTCGGCGACATCATCGATCGTGCGAACGGGCACCTGCTTCGGGATCTTGTCGACTGGCTGTGGCATACGGACGGTCCGGCGGTCTCACTACTGCTACTGCGCCCCGATTCCGCAGGTGATTCATACGGGCGCACCGGTCTCGAACTTACTCGCGCGCCGGGAGAGGCGTGGGGAATCGAGTTTGCCGAGGTGGTCTTTGACGGCGTGCGCACCTGCGTCAACAGCTGCGCATTCTGCTTCATGTCGCAACTGCCCCCGGGGTTACGGCGCGCGCTCTACGTGCGCGATGACGACTACCGGCTCTCGTTTCTTCAGGGAAACTTCGTCACCTTGACCAATCTGGACGACACGGATGTGCGACGCATCGTACAGCGGCGTCTCTCGCCGCTGTACGTTTCGCTGCACGCGGTGACTCCACGCATTCGCGAACGTTTGGTGTGCGCTCGCGGGACCGACCGCGCCCTTGAGGTGTTCGATACGCTCGTGGAGGCAGGTATTGAGACCCACGTGCAGATCGTTGCGGTCCCAGGCGTAAACGACCAAGACGAGCTCGACACGACACTGTCGTGGCTCGCCGCGCGGGAAGGCGTGCGTTCGGTGGGTGTCGTCCCGCTCGGCTATACGGCGCACCAAGAGCGATACTCGGCTTCGTATGAAGACCGTGCCGCCGCGTCCGGTATGATCGAGCGTGTGCAGCCCTGGCAGTTGGCGATGCGCCAGCAAGACGGGGTGACGTGGGTATACCTCGCTGACGAGTTCTACCTCAACGCCTGTGCACCCTTCCCAAGTACCGAGTGGTACGACAGTTTCCCGCAGTACGAAAACGGCATCGGCATCGTTCCGGCGTTTGTCGAGGAGATGATCGAGCTTAAGGCGGAGTTCACGTCGGCGCTCCTTGCCATGCCAGAGACTGAGTCGGTGACGCTCGTGACAGGTGAGCTCGCCGCCTCCACACTCGCTGGTGCGCTGGAAGCTGTTGGCGGTGTTGGCAAGGTGCGCTTGCTGGCCACTCCAAATCGCCTGTTCGGGGGCAACGTTACCGTCGCCGGGCTGCTTACCGGAACCGACATCGTTACTGCCATCGCCGCAGACGCGATGTGCGGCCAAACGGCCTACGTGGCCCCTGATGTGATGCTTAACGCAGACGGCGTGACCCTCGATGACATGACCGTTGAGGATATCCGTGCCGCGACGAATGGGACGGACGTGGCATTCGTCGATCCCCGGCCCGCAGGGTTGCTCGGCGCGTTGCGGCGGGCGGCGTGCTGATGGCGCAGGGTGCGTGGTATCGTGTAATGCCGCGGATCGTACTTGACGCGAGCCAGACCGCACACCCTTTGACCAGAATCCTGGTGAACACGTGGCCCTGCCAATTGTAGCTGTCGTCGGCCGACCCAACGTTGGGAAGTCGACCCTCGTCAATCGCATATCGCAGACCGGGGACGCAATAGTCCACGAGGCTCGCGGCGTGACCCGGGATCGCTCCTATCACCGGGGCGACTGGAACGGCCGGGAGTTCATGCTCATCGACACCGGGGGCATCGAGACCGGCACGAACGACCCGTTTGCCGAGTCGATCAAGGCCCAGGCGTTGGTCGCGACCCGGGAGGCGGACATCATTATCGCGCTCGTCGACGGCACCACTGGCGTCACTCCAGGTGACGAGGAGGTCGCACGGCTCCTCAAGCGCGCCAGACCTCCCGTCTTCCTCGTGGTGAACAAGATGGACACCCCCAACCGTGACGATGAGATTCACGAGTTCTGGTCGCTCGGATTGGGGCAGCCGTGGCCCGTCTCGGCGACTCACGGTCACGGCACGGGTGATCTGCTAGACGCCGTGGTGGCCCTTCTGCCTGACACTGAGCCGCATCAAGAGAGCGGCGCGATCGATGTGGCGATCATAGGCAAGCCTAACGCTGGCAAGTCCTCGCTGCTCAACCGTCTGACCGGAGTAGACCGTGCGATCGTGAGCGAGACCGCAGGCACCACACGAGACACGCTCGACGTGCTGGTCGACCGCGGCGGCACGGCGTACCGTTTTGTTGACACCGCGGGTATCCGGCGTAAGGCACGCATAGACCAAGACGTCGAGTACTACGGCTTTGTTCGCGCGATGCGCGCGATAGACCGGGCCGATGTGGCGCTGCTCGTGGTCGACGCCACCGAGGGCATAACCGATCAGGACCAGCGAGTCGCCCGCTTTGCAGCCGAGCGAGGTTGCGGACTGATCATCGTTTTCAACAAGTGGGATATCGTCGACGGTCAGGAGTGGCGCGATGAGATTGAATACCAGCTCACTGACCGGCTCGGCTTCGTGAGTTACGCGCCCGTCGTGCGGGTGAGCGCGCTCACAGGTTTGCGCGCCAACAAGGTCTTCCAGGCGATCGACACCGCGTGGGAGGGGTACACTCGTGAAATCTCGACGAGCGCCCTAAACAGGGTTCTCACTGAGATGCGAGAGTTCGGCCACACGGTGACCAAAGGGCCGCGAACACTCCGCATCAACTACATGACACAAACACGCACGAAGCCACCGGGCTTCACGCTCTTTGCCAATCACCCTTCGCTTGCCGACGACTCGTTCAGACGCTACGTGGAAAATCGTCTTAGGGATGCGTTCGACTTAACCGGCACACCTATCATGCTCAAGTTTAAGTCGAAGGACACCTGATGGGCAGGGACACGAAATGATTGATGAGGGCGCGATCCGGATCGCGGCCGGGGCGGTTACCGCGTACTTCATCGGCGCGATACCGTTCGCGCTCATCATTGGAAAACGCTACTACGGCGTAGACGTTCGCGAGCACGGTTCGGGAAACTTAGGCGCCACCAACGTGCTTCGAGTCCTTGGTGCGAGAGCGGCTCTTGCCACGTTCGCCCTCGA
This window contains:
- a CDS encoding 1-acyl-sn-glycerol-3-phosphate acyltransferase — encoded protein: MKWLMARILRASVARLVLAIYRTRFIGAHHVPATGALIAGNHVSYLDPVLLWCGATRPIHFMAKADLWTVPVVGWVLPRLWAIPVRRGEPDRSAISNATTLLQEGKLVGIFPEGTRHRVADDSFGEANEGVAFIAMRADVPVIPVGIAGTEAAMPPGTRLPRFPRVTFVYGPPIHPAAFATGGRKERVSAMTAAIMESIATARSQARER
- a CDS encoding (d)CMP kinase, whose protein sequence is MIVAIDGPAASGKSTVAKMLATAIGAHYLDTGAMYRAVALAALQSGISLDDTEALTRLSAALTITFEHTGGSPLPTAVLLDGVDVTSAIRTPEVDAAVSAVAKTPGVRAILVSRQRQIASAEPVLVAEGRDVGTVVFPHAAVKVFLTASPQERARRRHAEMTGRGHAVENADVLAGIANRDEADSTRDASPLLIAADAVELDTTGLSVAQVVAKIASLVEERHR
- a CDS encoding DUF512 domain-containing protein, encoding MDGRRRYGMGAACAQGALVAAVDRGSPAARAGVRVGDIIDRANGHLLRDLVDWLWHTDGPAVSLLLLRPDSAGDSYGRTGLELTRAPGEAWGIEFAEVVFDGVRTCVNSCAFCFMSQLPPGLRRALYVRDDDYRLSFLQGNFVTLTNLDDTDVRRIVQRRLSPLYVSLHAVTPRIRERLVCARGTDRALEVFDTLVEAGIETHVQIVAVPGVNDQDELDTTLSWLAAREGVRSVGVVPLGYTAHQERYSASYEDRAAASGMIERVQPWQLAMRQQDGVTWVYLADEFYLNACAPFPSTEWYDSFPQYENGIGIVPAFVEEMIELKAEFTSALLAMPETESVTLVTGELAASTLAGALEAVGGVGKVRLLATPNRLFGGNVTVAGLLTGTDIVTAIAADAMCGQTAYVAPDVMLNADGVTLDDMTVEDIRAATNGTDVAFVDPRPAGLLGALRRAAC
- the der gene encoding ribosome biogenesis GTPase Der encodes the protein MALPIVAVVGRPNVGKSTLVNRISQTGDAIVHEARGVTRDRSYHRGDWNGREFMLIDTGGIETGTNDPFAESIKAQALVATREADIIIALVDGTTGVTPGDEEVARLLKRARPPVFLVVNKMDTPNRDDEIHEFWSLGLGQPWPVSATHGHGTGDLLDAVVALLPDTEPHQESGAIDVAIIGKPNAGKSSLLNRLTGVDRAIVSETAGTTRDTLDVLVDRGGTAYRFVDTAGIRRKARIDQDVEYYGFVRAMRAIDRADVALLVVDATEGITDQDQRVARFAAERGCGLIIVFNKWDIVDGQEWRDEIEYQLTDRLGFVSYAPVVRVSALTGLRANKVFQAIDTAWEGYTREISTSALNRVLTEMREFGHTVTKGPRTLRINYMTQTRTKPPGFTLFANHPSLADDSFRRYVENRLRDAFDLTGTPIMLKFKSKDT
- the aroA gene encoding 3-phosphoshikimate 1-carboxyvinyltransferase, with protein sequence MRFSRFASDKGLSGVLRVPGDKSLSHRAVLFSAMAEGTSVLCGLLDSADVRSTIDACQMLGARVEDHVAQDGSIEASVTGWGATGPARPSGPIDCGNSGTTARLLLGVMAGWDVEVTLIGDESLSRRPMSRVTWPLALMGATCVATGGHLPVTIRGGTLEPLVYESPVASAQVKTAILLAGIRANGRTVVREPARSRDHTERLLPAFGVTVGSDWDSNSSWVDGPVTPSAACVRVPGDPSSAAFIAVAAALVPGSEVRIDDVALNPTRTGFIEVMRRMGASITTVPDAEYGGEPAGSITVRHSPHLMPTIVTAEEVPSLVDEIPVLALLASAAEGETVFLGVGELRVKESDRLAAIVDGLRILGVDARAEKDTLYVRGPARLKGGVVLDSMGDHRLAMVWALAGIAAEQPVEVIRFDAVEVSYPGFARDIAALRGLDR
- the ispH gene encoding 4-hydroxy-3-methylbut-2-enyl diphosphate reductase is translated as MHVKVARHAGVCYGVERALRLAQEAAEGHARVLTLGPLIHNPQAVAALEARGVQVVRELDDVDDGTLVIRSHGVEPTVIAAAKARGLNVIDATCPFVSKAHDAARLLHDEGYIVVIVGESDHPEVAGIRAHAGGGAITVQEPSEVPERMRRGRVGVVVQTTQPPARLSAVIEALLPRVSELRVFNTICSATTQRQSAADTLAREVDVMVVVGGHNSGNTSRLAEISAAVNPRTYHVETAEELDPAWFAGANVVGVTAGASTPGEQMRGVIAAIESLG